The proteins below are encoded in one region of Rhodopirellula halodulae:
- a CDS encoding GGDEF domain-containing protein: protein MHIESIRLLLVEDNDLDAKYITRVFARTDIMQATIVRATSLSDALSKLEVASFDVILLDLGLPDSNGLQSIREIRERSPSTPIVVQTGDDHRETGFQAIAAGAQDFLSKNDLKDHLLTRVAVHAILRQKQLIEVQEASLRDSMTGIANRRRCDIEFQKQLDIAARMGTPFCVAIADIDHFKSINDCGGHDLGDRVIKEVAQVLHNTCRAKDMVARIGGEEFALIFPDTSIDELASLLQMHRRSAEQLEIEGYDHNITVSIGATYVLSSDDNRSAFSRADEALYSAKDDGRNQCKIQPAIRPVLSTQIA from the coding sequence ATGCATATCGAATCGATCCGTTTGCTGCTTGTCGAAGACAACGATCTCGATGCCAAATACATCACGCGTGTGTTTGCTCGAACGGACATTATGCAAGCAACGATCGTACGAGCGACGTCGCTCAGCGATGCACTTTCCAAGCTGGAAGTGGCTAGCTTTGATGTGATCCTACTGGATCTCGGTTTGCCCGATAGCAATGGCCTGCAGAGCATTCGTGAAATCCGCGAGCGTTCGCCTTCCACCCCGATCGTCGTTCAAACCGGAGACGATCATCGCGAAACGGGTTTCCAGGCCATCGCCGCTGGAGCACAGGATTTCCTCTCGAAGAACGACCTCAAGGATCACCTGCTGACCCGAGTGGCAGTTCATGCCATCCTGCGTCAAAAGCAACTGATCGAGGTGCAAGAGGCTTCCTTGCGAGATTCGATGACCGGCATCGCGAATCGTCGCCGTTGTGACATCGAGTTTCAAAAGCAACTCGACATCGCAGCACGGATGGGCACGCCTTTCTGCGTCGCAATCGCGGACATCGACCACTTCAAATCCATCAACGACTGCGGTGGCCATGATTTGGGTGACCGCGTGATCAAGGAAGTCGCTCAGGTTTTGCACAACACTTGTCGAGCGAAAGACATGGTCGCCCGAATTGGTGGCGAAGAGTTCGCATTGATCTTCCCAGATACCAGCATCGATGAACTGGCGTCTTTGCTCCAAATGCATCGACGTTCCGCCGAGCAACTGGAAATTGAAGGCTACGACCACAACATCACGGTCAGCATCGGAGCGACCTACGTGCTCTCCTCCGATGACAACCGCTCGGCGTTCAGTCGGGCGGACGAGGCACTTTACTCGGCCAAGGACGATGGACGGAATCAGTGCAAAATTCAACCGGCAATCCGCCCGGTGTTGAGCACTCAAATCGCCTGA
- a CDS encoding DUF2853 family protein, with protein MEKYLANVKKYVPNPNEDAVESLVSHLRLALANHDSSIVAATDPDELAGIKKGYCSVNLDLTSEEADAAIDKVCKIMKGDKAKCRVTFYYLLAQESDTMHRVAG; from the coding sequence ATGGAAAAATACCTCGCCAACGTGAAGAAGTATGTCCCCAACCCGAACGAAGATGCCGTGGAGTCTTTGGTCAGCCATTTGAGGCTGGCCTTGGCCAATCATGACTCTTCTATTGTCGCGGCAACCGACCCGGATGAGCTTGCGGGAATCAAGAAAGGCTATTGTTCGGTGAACTTGGATTTGACCTCCGAAGAAGCCGATGCGGCAATCGACAAGGTGTGTAAGATCATGAAAGGCGACAAGGCAAAATGTCGCGTGACCTTCTACTATTTGCTGGCTCAAGAAAGCGATACGATGCACCGAGTGGCGGGATGA
- a CDS encoding sugar porter family MFS transporter gives MNQRVFFWSLTSSLAGFLFGFDTVVISGAEKSIQSLWELGDLQHGLAMSAALWGTVLGSLVGGWPTDRFGRKTTLLWIGILYLVSAVWSGMATDVFSFMIARFIGGVGVGISTVAAPLYISEIAPPERRGRLTGLFQFNIVFGILIAFASNYVIGSAMQENAWRWMLVVEAIPALVFTAMCLQLPSSPRWLIAFQNNGEAAAEVLRQLRPDASEDEVQGLVNEIAESAGDRLSETPSTPFWSRRLMTPISIAFLVAFFNQLSGINAILYFSPRIFELAEMGEQTALLQSIGIGVTNLIFTFVGLYLIDRLGRRTLLLIGSAGYIMSLGICSYAFQSETFSIVPICIFAFIAAHAMGQGAVIWVLISEVFPNSHRAAGQSLGSFTHWIFAALLTLVFPSVVAAFSPAIIFGFFCLMMVLQALWVTCLLPETKGVSLEQMERQLGIR, from the coding sequence TTGAATCAACGAGTCTTCTTCTGGAGTTTGACTTCGTCGCTGGCCGGGTTCTTGTTTGGATTCGATACCGTCGTGATCTCGGGGGCTGAAAAGTCCATTCAGTCACTTTGGGAACTGGGCGACCTTCAACATGGACTTGCGATGAGTGCGGCTCTTTGGGGGACCGTGTTGGGCTCACTGGTCGGAGGCTGGCCAACGGATCGTTTTGGTCGGAAGACGACGCTGCTGTGGATTGGAATTCTGTATTTGGTTTCTGCTGTTTGGTCTGGAATGGCCACGGACGTGTTTTCGTTCATGATCGCCCGGTTCATTGGCGGGGTGGGGGTCGGGATCTCCACGGTTGCGGCACCGCTTTATATCTCCGAGATCGCTCCGCCCGAGCGACGTGGTCGACTCACCGGGCTGTTCCAATTCAACATCGTCTTCGGGATTCTAATCGCGTTTGCATCAAACTATGTGATCGGATCCGCGATGCAGGAAAATGCATGGAGGTGGATGTTGGTTGTCGAGGCGATTCCTGCTTTGGTATTCACCGCGATGTGCCTTCAATTGCCATCGAGTCCACGTTGGCTAATCGCATTTCAAAACAACGGTGAAGCCGCTGCAGAGGTTCTGCGGCAATTGCGACCGGATGCCTCGGAGGATGAAGTGCAAGGATTGGTAAATGAGATCGCGGAGTCGGCGGGCGACCGTTTGTCCGAAACGCCATCGACACCGTTCTGGAGTCGTCGCCTGATGACGCCCATTTCAATCGCGTTTCTTGTCGCGTTTTTCAATCAGCTATCCGGCATCAATGCGATCCTGTATTTCTCACCGCGGATCTTCGAACTTGCTGAGATGGGAGAGCAAACCGCGCTGCTGCAATCGATCGGCATTGGCGTGACGAACCTGATCTTCACGTTCGTTGGTTTGTATCTGATCGATCGGTTGGGACGCCGCACGTTGTTGCTGATTGGTTCAGCCGGCTACATCATGTCGCTTGGCATTTGTTCCTACGCATTCCAATCCGAAACGTTTTCGATTGTTCCCATCTGCATTTTCGCCTTCATCGCCGCTCATGCGATGGGACAGGGAGCGGTGATTTGGGTTTTGATTTCCGAGGTCTTTCCCAACTCGCACCGAGCGGCGGGGCAATCGCTTGGCAGCTTCACCCATTGGATTTTCGCGGCGTTGCTGACCTTGGTCTTTCCATCCGTGGTCGCCGCGTTTTCACCGGCAATCATCTTCGGTTTCTTTTGTTTGATGATGGTGCTGCAAGCACTTTGGGTGACGTGCTTGTTACCGGAAACAAAAGGCGTGTCGCTGGAACAAATGGAACGACAACTCGGGATCAGATGA
- a CDS encoding proton-conducting transporter transmembrane domain-containing protein, with protein MNQQELFVQVLGAIAVASPVVLLAVLGLTQLLNRPLSELWIVRLNQLGVVLSLFATTLVLAVMLITGERNLPIEFGNWVTIPEQAFHFHLKFVFDRLSIPFMMLSCVLCGVVGEFTRRYLHREEGFARFFLFYAIFFDGMVWSSLAGTIETLFVGWEMVGLSSALLIAYFHDRESPVRNGQRVWVIYRLSDAALLIAAITMHHMVGEGDFGGLMNSSIWPDGSVSVSSSQALLVGALLLIGAAGKSALFPFSGWLPRAMEGPTPSSAIFYGALSVHLGAYLLLRLSPLLEASVALQGLVLGLGAVSAVSGALMSRVQNDVKTSLAFASLTQVGIIVVEIGLGLRYLALIHIMGHAILRTMQLLRAPTLIRDYQDLENKIGTPLSPNSGTALGWLPKPFQRWCFRFGYERGFMDTVLQRWLVDPFVRTFRWCEGWEQLITSSLSRSEKADSEINHANAANDSPSDLPTAA; from the coding sequence ATGAACCAGCAGGAACTGTTTGTGCAGGTGTTGGGGGCGATTGCCGTTGCGAGTCCCGTCGTCTTGCTGGCGGTCCTAGGACTGACTCAGTTGCTGAACAGGCCGCTGAGCGAATTGTGGATTGTCAGGCTCAACCAGTTGGGTGTGGTGTTGTCTCTGTTTGCGACCACATTGGTCCTGGCGGTGATGTTGATCACGGGCGAACGCAACTTGCCGATCGAGTTCGGGAACTGGGTCACCATTCCCGAACAAGCGTTTCATTTCCATCTGAAGTTCGTGTTTGATCGCCTGAGCATCCCATTCATGATGCTGTCGTGCGTGCTTTGCGGTGTCGTGGGCGAGTTCACCCGTCGTTACCTGCATCGCGAAGAGGGGTTCGCGAGATTCTTTTTGTTCTATGCCATCTTCTTTGACGGGATGGTGTGGTCATCGCTGGCGGGGACGATTGAGACATTGTTTGTCGGGTGGGAAATGGTCGGTTTGTCGTCCGCATTGCTGATCGCCTACTTCCATGATCGCGAGAGTCCGGTGCGCAATGGACAGCGGGTCTGGGTGATCTATCGTTTGTCCGACGCGGCGTTGTTGATCGCGGCGATCACGATGCACCACATGGTTGGCGAGGGGGACTTCGGTGGATTGATGAATTCCAGCATTTGGCCTGATGGATCCGTGTCGGTCAGTTCCAGCCAAGCTTTGTTGGTCGGGGCATTGCTCTTGATCGGAGCCGCGGGGAAGTCGGCCTTGTTTCCGTTCAGTGGTTGGTTGCCACGGGCGATGGAAGGGCCAACGCCTTCCAGCGCGATTTTCTACGGAGCGTTGTCGGTGCACCTCGGTGCCTATCTGCTGTTGCGTTTAAGCCCGCTGCTAGAGGCGAGCGTAGCCTTGCAAGGGTTGGTGCTCGGCTTGGGAGCGGTATCGGCTGTGTCGGGGGCGTTGATGTCTCGCGTTCAGAACGACGTCAAAACGTCACTTGCTTTTGCGTCGCTCACGCAAGTCGGAATCATTGTCGTGGAAATTGGATTGGGGCTTCGATACTTGGCTTTGATTCACATCATGGGACACGCAATTTTGCGAACGATGCAACTGCTTCGAGCACCCACGCTGATTCGTGACTATCAGGATCTCGAGAACAAGATTGGAACGCCGTTGTCACCCAACTCCGGGACGGCATTGGGGTGGCTGCCAAAGCCTTTTCAGCGATGGTGTTTCCGGTTCGGGTACGAACGTGGGTTCATGGACACAGTCTTGCAACGCTGGTTGGTGGATCCCTTCGTCCGAACGTTTCGCTGGTGTGAAGGTTGGGAGCAGTTGATCACATCCAGTCTTTCACGCAGCGAAAAGGCCGATTCCGAGATCAACCACGCGAACGCTGCGAATGATTCCCCGTCCGATCTCCCCACCGCAGCCTGA
- a CDS encoding threonine aldolase family protein — MFFASDNWAGAADPVAESLSRHAKGMSPAYGTSDLDRRLEQRFNELFETELEVFFVGTGTAANSLALSAVNRPGGFVLCHRDAHLIEDECGAPEFFTSGARLAPITGDLGRVCPRALQKQLRRFDPNFVHHGQPMAVSITQATEVGTVYDVDQLNEISGIVHDYGLPLHMDGARFANALVHLDLTPAEMTWKAGVDVLSFGGTKNGCWCAEAVIFFRPELAKQMPFIRKRAAQLFSKTRFIAAQFHAYLDDDLWLGLAKHANEMATRLAEGIEQSSTGELAWKNQTNEVFVILPKSEAERLQDAGARFYPWPAPNDPNLELPDGHSMYRLVTSFCTDPSEIEQFLKLLW, encoded by the coding sequence ATGTTTTTTGCGAGTGACAATTGGGCCGGTGCCGCCGATCCCGTTGCCGAGTCTCTCAGCCGTCACGCGAAAGGGATGTCACCCGCCTATGGGACCAGCGACCTCGATCGACGTCTCGAACAACGCTTCAACGAGTTGTTCGAAACCGAACTCGAGGTCTTTTTCGTAGGCACGGGAACCGCCGCGAACTCGTTGGCGCTTTCTGCGGTCAATCGCCCGGGTGGCTTCGTGCTTTGCCACCGCGATGCGCACTTGATCGAAGACGAATGTGGTGCCCCCGAATTCTTTACGTCGGGCGCTCGCTTGGCCCCCATCACGGGCGACCTCGGCCGAGTTTGTCCCCGCGCGTTGCAGAAACAACTGCGTCGCTTTGACCCCAACTTTGTCCACCACGGACAACCCATGGCGGTCAGCATCACCCAGGCGACCGAGGTGGGCACAGTCTACGACGTTGATCAGCTCAATGAGATCAGCGGCATCGTTCACGATTATGGATTGCCCCTTCACATGGATGGGGCGCGATTCGCCAACGCGTTGGTGCATCTCGACCTGACGCCAGCCGAGATGACTTGGAAAGCCGGCGTGGATGTGCTTTCGTTTGGCGGAACTAAAAACGGATGTTGGTGCGCCGAAGCGGTGATCTTCTTTCGGCCCGAACTGGCCAAACAGATGCCGTTCATCCGGAAACGTGCGGCACAATTGTTTTCGAAAACTCGTTTCATCGCGGCACAGTTTCATGCTTACCTCGATGATGATTTGTGGCTGGGATTGGCCAAACACGCCAACGAAATGGCCACGCGATTAGCCGAAGGCATCGAACAATCGTCCACCGGCGAACTCGCGTGGAAAAATCAAACCAACGAGGTCTTCGTGATCCTGCCCAAGAGCGAGGCGGAGCGTTTGCAGGACGCCGGTGCACGCTTCTATCCTTGGCCGGCTCCGAATGACCCCAATTTGGAACTCCCCGACGGACATTCCATGTACCGCTTAGTGACCTCCTTTTGCACCGACCCCAGCGAAATCGAGCAATTCTTGAAATTGCTTTGGTGA
- a CDS encoding proton-conducting transporter transmembrane domain-containing protein, with protein MPELHFPWIECSILLPLVGAAWVWMLRDRERALTHAIFFCLATLLLTLGECADFLWMETFEAHDHWAFFRWVIPPDVLVIDELSAFQLPLASLIHLVVVSSTLRTKTRTFSLESTLVSQSLLLAIFSCRASWALVALLIVSTIPPYMELRRRRQCTRIYCLHMATFAALLLVGYGWLSIADRSGSSVLVPGAMLTVAALLRSGVFPLHLWMTDVFNKASLGTAILNTTPLVGAYAVMRLVLPIAPSWALQSIAVLSLVTAVYAAAMALIQVDARRMFCFLLLSQSSLVLVGLELVTPIGLTGALCLWLSVAMSMTGFGITLRSVEARLSRISLASFHGLYSQMPILAGFFLLTGLASIGFPATVGFVGMELLIEGAVEVYPLVGTLVVVATALCGITVLQTYFRIFTGVDNRSSISMKARPAERFAVLLLTLLLLGGGLYPQPGISSRYHAAKELTRIRGEISGKSPTPVTTVAQQEGLNPET; from the coding sequence TTGCCTGAACTGCATTTTCCATGGATTGAGTGTTCCATTTTGTTGCCGCTCGTCGGGGCCGCTTGGGTTTGGATGCTGCGTGATCGCGAACGGGCCCTGACGCACGCGATCTTCTTCTGCTTGGCAACTCTGCTGCTCACGCTGGGCGAGTGCGCCGATTTTCTTTGGATGGAAACTTTTGAAGCCCACGATCATTGGGCGTTCTTTCGCTGGGTGATTCCGCCTGACGTCTTGGTGATCGATGAGTTGAGTGCGTTTCAACTACCGCTGGCATCGCTGATTCATTTGGTCGTCGTTTCATCAACACTGCGAACCAAAACGAGAACTTTCTCTCTCGAATCGACGTTGGTTTCCCAGTCGTTGTTGCTGGCCATCTTTAGTTGTCGTGCATCATGGGCTTTGGTTGCACTGTTGATTGTTTCGACCATCCCGCCGTACATGGAACTTCGACGCCGAAGGCAGTGCACGCGAATATATTGTTTACACATGGCGACCTTTGCGGCACTGCTTTTGGTGGGGTATGGATGGTTGTCCATCGCGGATCGCAGCGGCAGTTCCGTGCTGGTGCCTGGCGCGATGCTGACTGTCGCTGCGTTGCTGAGGAGTGGGGTCTTTCCATTGCATTTGTGGATGACCGATGTGTTCAACAAAGCATCATTGGGGACCGCCATCCTGAACACGACGCCTTTGGTGGGAGCCTATGCCGTGATGCGGTTGGTCTTGCCCATTGCACCTTCGTGGGCTTTGCAAAGTATCGCTGTGTTGTCGCTGGTCACGGCGGTTTACGCAGCAGCGATGGCATTGATCCAGGTCGACGCGCGTCGAATGTTTTGCTTTCTGTTGTTGTCGCAATCCTCGCTCGTTCTAGTCGGTTTGGAACTGGTGACACCGATCGGATTGACTGGGGCTCTGTGTTTGTGGTTGTCTGTCGCCATGTCGATGACTGGATTTGGGATCACGCTTCGCAGCGTGGAAGCTCGTCTGTCGCGCATCTCGCTCGCTTCGTTTCATGGGTTGTATTCGCAGATGCCCATCCTGGCCGGTTTTTTCTTGCTCACAGGTTTGGCGTCGATTGGGTTTCCAGCGACGGTTGGGTTTGTGGGAATGGAATTGCTGATCGAGGGTGCTGTTGAGGTGTATCCACTAGTGGGAACCTTGGTGGTGGTCGCGACGGCATTGTGTGGAATCACGGTGTTGCAAACGTACTTCCGGATCTTCACCGGAGTTGACAATCGATCGTCGATCTCGATGAAGGCCCGTCCCGCAGAACGCTTCGCAGTGTTGTTATTGACTTTGCTTCTGTTGGGTGGCGGTTTGTATCCACAGCCGGGAATCTCTTCTCGCTATCACGCCGCCAAAGAACTCACTCGCATTCGTGGCGAAATTTCAGGCAAGAGTCCCACGCCCGTCACGACGGTTGCCCAGCAAGAGGGATTGAATCCAGAGACATGA